The Clostridium chauvoei genome has a window encoding:
- a CDS encoding multidrug resistance efflux transporter family protein, giving the protein MKKAVIFGIGSSLFFSLTFILNRQMNIDGGSWLWSSSLRYIFMLPILFIIMILNNQLKVVIRDILKRPIQWIIWSTVGFGLFYAPLSFASEYGASWLVAGTWQITIVAGALMSPLFMEKVKVGESTVYVRNSIPKKSLMMSSIILLGIFLMMFEEAKDISGSKTFLVIIPVIIAAFAYPLGNRKMMEICKNEFTTFQRVFGMTLCSIPFWLFISIWGTITVGLPSKGQVVQSFIVAIFSGVIATILFFKATEMVSNNVHKLAIIESTQAGEVIFTLLGGIFILNDKIPTTIGIVGITLVVIGMVLNSIIKA; this is encoded by the coding sequence TTGAAGAAAGCAGTTATATTTGGAATTGGGTCATCTTTATTTTTTTCATTAACATTTATATTAAATAGGCAAATGAATATTGATGGAGGAAGTTGGCTATGGAGTTCATCTCTTAGATATATTTTCATGTTACCAATTTTATTTATTATTATGATTTTAAACAATCAATTAAAAGTAGTGATAAGGGATATTTTAAAAAGACCTATTCAATGGATTATCTGGAGTACAGTAGGATTTGGATTATTTTATGCACCACTTAGTTTTGCATCAGAATATGGTGCTTCATGGTTAGTTGCAGGAACTTGGCAAATAACTATAGTAGCAGGAGCTCTTATGTCACCATTGTTTATGGAAAAAGTAAAAGTTGGAGAAAGTACAGTATATGTAAGAAATAGTATTCCTAAAAAATCCTTAATGATGTCATCAATAATATTATTAGGAATATTTCTTATGATGTTTGAAGAAGCAAAAGATATTTCAGGAAGCAAAACATTTTTAGTAATTATACCTGTAATTATAGCGGCATTTGCTTATCCACTTGGTAATCGTAAGATGATGGAAATTTGTAAAAATGAATTTACTACATTTCAAAGAGTATTTGGAATGACTTTATGTAGTATACCTTTTTGGTTATTTATATCAATTTGGGGCACAATAACTGTAGGGCTTCCAAGCAAGGGACAAGTAGTTCAATCTTTTATAGTTGCTATATTTTCTGGGGTTATTGCAACTATATTATTTTTCAAAGCTACGGAAATGGTAAGTAATAATGTACATAAACTAGCAATAATAGAATCAACTCAAGCTGGTGAAGTAATATTTACACTTTTAGGAGGGATTTTTATATTAAATGATAAAATTCCAACAACTATTGGGATAGTTGGAATAACTTTGGTGGTAATTGGAATGGTTCTAAATAGTATTATTAAAGCTTAA
- a CDS encoding PadR family transcriptional regulator, with protein sequence MAREQFQNLTEPMYYILMSLINERCGVDIMADVDSISKGRVKVGPGTLYALLGKFEKENMIRETEVIGRKRSYIITEKGLEILREEYKRLLILVDDGKMLLGGDVYDDRKY encoded by the coding sequence ATGGCAAGAGAGCAATTTCAGAATTTAACAGAGCCTATGTATTATATATTAATGTCATTGATTAACGAAAGATGTGGCGTAGATATTATGGCTGATGTAGATAGTATATCTAAGGGACGTGTGAAGGTTGGACCAGGGACTTTATACGCATTGTTGGGGAAATTTGAAAAAGAAAATATGATAAGAGAAACAGAGGTGATAGGAAGAAAGAGAAGTTATATTATTACGGAAAAGGGATTAGAGATATTACGGGAAGAGTATAAAAGATTACTAATTTTAGTTGATGACGGAAAAATGCTTTTAGGGGGAGATGTTTATGACGATAGGAAATACTAA
- the pcp gene encoding pyroglutamyl-peptidase I — protein MKVLITGFDPFGGEAINPALEAVKKLPEIIAGAEIIKLEIPTVFKKSLEKIEETIIKENPDIIISVGQAGGRFGITPERVAINIDDARIKDNEGNQPLDINIFEDGENAYFSNLPVKAMVKEVIEGGLPASLSNTAGTFVCNHVMYGILYLINKKYPNKKGGFIHVPYISSQVLSKANTPYMSLEDITKGLELCIKAAVENDKDVKAVGGTIC, from the coding sequence ATGAAAGTATTAATAACAGGGTTTGATCCTTTTGGAGGAGAAGCAATAAATCCAGCTTTAGAAGCTGTTAAGAAGCTTCCAGAGATAATAGCAGGAGCAGAAATAATAAAATTAGAAATTCCAACAGTCTTTAAAAAATCTCTTGAAAAGATTGAAGAAACAATAATAAAAGAAAATCCTGATATTATAATTTCTGTTGGTCAAGCAGGAGGAAGATTTGGAATAACACCAGAAAGAGTTGCTATTAATATAGATGATGCAAGAATAAAAGATAATGAAGGAAATCAACCTTTAGATATAAATATATTTGAAGATGGGGAAAATGCATATTTTTCTAATTTGCCAGTTAAAGCTATGGTTAAAGAAGTTATAGAAGGTGGTTTACCAGCTAGTTTATCTAATACAGCAGGAACTTTTGTCTGTAATCATGTTATGTATGGAATATTATATTTGATAAATAAAAAATATCCAAATAAAAAAGGTGGCTTTATCCATGTACCTTATATTTCATCACAAGTACTTTCAAAAGCTAATACTCCATATATGTCATTAGAGGATATAACTAAAGGTTTAGAATTATGTATTAAAGCAGCCGTTGAAAATGATAAAGATGTAAAGGCTGTAGGTGGAACTATTTGCTAG
- a CDS encoding helix-turn-helix domain-containing protein, whose translation MKNLNLIIGNKLKNIRNNRNLSLDELSKITGVSKAMLGQIERGQSNPTVSTLWKIANGLKVSFSLFIEESQNDLQIIHQNEITPIIEDNEKMSLYPIFPFDVNKGFEIFTIELNPGCNHISPPHNDGVEEYIIVTEGEVIIDIDSESFELKKGSSIRFKANKTHTYKNIKENKAVFQNIINYSKI comes from the coding sequence ATGAAAAATTTAAATTTAATTATAGGCAATAAACTTAAAAATATAAGAAACAATCGTAATTTAAGCTTAGATGAGTTATCCAAAATAACAGGCGTAAGTAAGGCTATGCTTGGTCAAATAGAGCGTGGTCAATCAAATCCTACAGTTTCTACTCTATGGAAGATTGCAAATGGTTTAAAAGTATCTTTTTCTTTGTTTATTGAAGAGAGTCAAAATGACCTTCAAATTATACATCAAAATGAAATAACTCCAATAATCGAAGATAATGAAAAAATGAGTTTATACCCAATATTTCCTTTTGATGTTAATAAAGGCTTTGAAATTTTTACAATAGAACTAAACCCTGGCTGTAATCATATATCTCCACCTCACAATGATGGTGTAGAAGAATATATAATAGTTACTGAAGGTGAAGTTATTATTGATATAGATTCAGAATCCTTTGAACTTAAAAAAGGATCTTCAATTAGATTTAAAGCTAATAAAACTCATACATATAAAAATATAAAAGAAAATAAAGCAGTATTTCAAAATATAATAAACTATTCTAAAATATAA
- a CDS encoding DUF979 domain-containing protein, with the protein MNIEQLSNILLNTFYIMVGIMMLITMIYTLKDKNHKTRLGTASFWGILAAIFIFGEFIPSVIVGGLIVVIGILGAFNQINVGTIKQLDESFARIKAEKIGIKIFFPSLIIAFVALAIAQFTQLSGVTAIGISAIVAIVITFIITGAKPQEAIVDSDRMLQAIGSTAILPQLLASLGALFTAAGVGDVISNMISGVIPEGNVWIGITAYCIGMALFTAIMGNAFAAFTVITAGIGVPFVFAQGGDPIVASAIAMTAGFCGTLLTPMAANFNILPVVLLDIEDNNGVIKAQAVYAIVLLLIHIPLMYFLAF; encoded by the coding sequence ATGAATATAGAGCAACTTTCAAACATTTTGTTAAATACATTTTATATTATGGTTGGAATTATGATGCTTATCACAATGATATATACATTGAAAGATAAAAATCATAAAACAAGATTAGGTACAGCTTCATTTTGGGGTATATTAGCAGCAATATTTATATTTGGAGAATTTATTCCTTCAGTTATTGTTGGAGGATTAATAGTAGTTATCGGAATTTTAGGCGCATTTAATCAAATAAATGTAGGAACAATAAAGCAATTAGATGAATCTTTTGCGAGAATAAAAGCCGAAAAAATTGGAATTAAGATATTTTTTCCTTCTTTAATAATAGCTTTTGTAGCACTTGCAATAGCACAATTTACTCAATTATCAGGTGTTACAGCTATAGGAATATCAGCAATAGTAGCTATAGTTATAACGTTTATTATTACAGGAGCAAAGCCACAGGAAGCTATAGTAGACAGTGATAGAATGTTACAAGCAATAGGATCAACAGCAATATTACCACAATTGTTAGCATCTTTAGGAGCTTTATTTACAGCAGCAGGAGTTGGCGATGTTATTTCAAATATGATTTCAGGTGTAATACCAGAAGGAAATGTATGGATTGGAATAACTGCTTATTGTATAGGAATGGCTTTATTTACGGCAATAATGGGAAATGCCTTTGCAGCTTTTACTGTTATTACAGCTGGTATAGGAGTACCGTTTGTTTTTGCACAAGGAGGAGATCCTATAGTAGCATCAGCTATAGCTATGACAGCAGGATTCTGTGGAACATTATTAACACCTATGGCGGCTAATTTCAATATACTTCCTGTAGTTTTATTAGATATTGAAGATAATAATGGAGTAATAAAGGCACAAGCTGTTTATGCAATAGTTTTATTACTAATACATATACCATTAATGTATTTTTTAGCTTTTTAA
- a CDS encoding DUF2812 domain-containing protein → MTIGNTKWVLFNLLPYEYKALENYLEEMALKGWKLKNMRGYLLKFKRIEPKKIKYSVDIMDKISFFDGKNSESALEYREYCKAAGWEFVCEREKIQIYCSESDLSNNPIHTDEEEKFNCIFKASLKYVLSSLIIILSVGFTQYISTFGSYEANFLANDMQIFLLFILSIFIIHGIIGVVNFVIWGVKGKSALKKGEVVSYNCFKAMKIRLVLNNISILLMLSLIIYMGIIGEAYMLKVLVVTLLATGLLSIIMNFISRSNCKDKKTLNILVYVIFTVVIFIGLNTLIFSEVFSKINSRDSKIEEENYPIVLNDFNDKSINDEGKYIDEKNGVLASRLYYSVKGEKIDLSYDLFESNYKWTVEYAINKKMKWLKEINIKYIKKETNLPSEIQVYKQENRNTYLMISDNKIIEINDWNEILSEDELLNKFYEKVFKE, encoded by the coding sequence ATGACGATAGGAAATACTAAATGGGTTTTATTTAATCTATTACCTTATGAATATAAAGCTTTAGAAAATTATTTAGAAGAAATGGCTTTAAAGGGATGGAAGTTAAAAAATATGAGAGGATATCTATTGAAATTTAAGAGGATAGAGCCTAAGAAAATAAAATATTCAGTAGATATAATGGATAAGATATCATTTTTTGATGGGAAAAATAGTGAGAGTGCATTAGAATACAGAGAATATTGTAAAGCAGCAGGATGGGAATTTGTTTGCGAAAGAGAAAAAATACAAATTTATTGTAGTGAAAGTGACTTAAGCAATAATCCCATACATACTGATGAAGAGGAAAAGTTTAATTGTATTTTTAAAGCATCTTTAAAGTATGTTTTATCAAGTTTAATTATTATATTATCAGTTGGATTTACTCAATATATAAGCACATTTGGAAGTTATGAAGCAAACTTCTTAGCAAATGATATGCAAATATTTTTATTATTTATTTTATCTATATTTATAATACATGGAATAATAGGAGTAGTTAACTTTGTTATTTGGGGTGTTAAGGGGAAAAGTGCTTTAAAAAAAGGAGAAGTTGTGTCTTATAACTGCTTTAAAGCAATGAAGATTAGATTAGTTCTTAATAATATAAGTATACTATTAATGCTATCGTTAATTATATACATGGGTATAATTGGAGAAGCGTATATGTTAAAAGTGTTAGTAGTAACTTTATTAGCAACAGGTTTATTATCTATAATAATGAATTTTATAAGTAGAAGCAATTGTAAAGATAAAAAAACTTTAAACATATTAGTTTATGTTATTTTTACAGTAGTTATTTTTATTGGGCTTAACACATTAATTTTTAGTGAAGTTTTTTCAAAAATTAATTCAAGGGATAGTAAAATTGAAGAAGAAAATTATCCAATAGTTTTAAATGATTTTAATGATAAGAGTATAAATGATGAGGGTAAATATATTGATGAAAAAAATGGGGTTTTAGCATCTAGATTATATTATAGTGTTAAAGGAGAAAAGATTGATTTAAGTTATGATTTATTTGAAAGTAATTATAAATGGACTGTAGAATACGCTATTAATAAGAAAATGAAGTGGTTAAAAGAAATTAATATAAAATATATAAAAAAGGAAACAAATCTTCCATCAGAAATACAAGTTTATAAACAAGAAAATAGAAATACTTATTTAATGATTTCAGATAATAAAATTATTGAGATTAATGATTGGAATGAAATTTTAAGTGAAGATGAATTATTAAATAAATTTTATGAAAAGGTATTTAAGGAATAA
- a CDS encoding DUF969 domain-containing protein: protein MALIGILIIIIGFALKLNTIAVIISAGIVTGLIADMSFVEILSTLGETFVAKREMCLFLLTLPVIGLCERYGLKQMAIILIEKVKGLSTGKLLSGYLFIRELASTLSVKLGGHPQFVRPLINPMAQGAAIAKYGEIDKKDEDMIKAYAAATDNYGNFFGQNVFMANSGVLLIASTLATLNLPGIGQNVDTLAVAKASIPVAIIAFLLGVIQNIYLDVKLSKKYGIKNNKEGDK, encoded by the coding sequence ATGGCATTAATAGGGATTTTGATTATAATAATTGGATTTGCATTAAAGTTAAATACCATTGCAGTTATTATATCAGCAGGAATTGTAACTGGGCTTATTGCAGATATGAGTTTTGTAGAAATTCTAAGTACTTTAGGAGAAACTTTTGTTGCAAAAAGAGAAATGTGTTTATTTTTATTAACTTTACCTGTTATAGGTTTATGTGAGAGGTATGGATTAAAGCAAATGGCCATTATACTTATAGAAAAAGTAAAGGGTCTTTCTACAGGAAAATTACTTTCAGGTTATTTATTTATTAGAGAATTAGCAAGTACTTTATCAGTAAAACTTGGAGGACATCCTCAATTTGTTCGACCATTAATTAATCCTATGGCTCAAGGAGCAGCTATTGCAAAGTATGGTGAAATCGATAAAAAAGATGAAGATATGATAAAAGCTTATGCAGCAGCAACAGATAATTATGGTAATTTCTTTGGACAAAATGTTTTTATGGCTAATTCAGGAGTTCTTTTAATCGCAAGTACTCTTGCAACTTTAAACTTACCAGGAATAGGACAAAATGTTGATACTTTAGCAGTAGCAAAGGCTTCTATACCAGTAGCTATAATCGCATTTTTATTAGGTGTAATTCAAAATATTTATTTAGATGTAAAATTATCTAAAAAATATGGAATTAAAAATAATAAAGAGGGAGATAAATAA
- a CDS encoding ASCH domain-containing protein, with protein MNSRRNSIEIVWSNYLNLIGENESTTKLKYNSWSFGDNKELADELVDIVLRGEKTATTSLYCLYEIENENLPKANDLGIVTDFDGNAKCVIKTNKVSVLPFLEVNAEFAYKEGEGDKSLEYWREGHINFFNRLLKELDMHFSEDMLVVCEEFEIVYK; from the coding sequence ATGAATAGTAGGAGAAATAGTATAGAAATAGTATGGAGTAACTATTTAAATTTAATTGGAGAAAATGAAAGTACTACTAAGTTAAAATATAATTCATGGAGTTTTGGTGACAATAAAGAATTAGCAGATGAATTGGTTGATATTGTTTTAAGGGGTGAAAAAACTGCTACTACATCACTTTATTGTTTATATGAAATTGAAAATGAAAATTTACCGAAGGCGAATGACTTAGGAATAGTAACAGATTTTGATGGAAATGCAAAATGTGTAATAAAAACTAATAAAGTAAGTGTGTTACCTTTCTTAGAAGTAAATGCAGAATTTGCATATAAAGAAGGGGAAGGGGATAAGTCACTAGAATATTGGAGAGAAGGTCATATTAACTTTTTCAATAGGTTATTAAAAGAATTAGATATGCATTTTTCAGAGGATATGTTAGTTGTTTGTGAGGAATTTGAAATAGTATATAAATAA
- the apgM gene encoding 2,3-bisphosphoglycerate-independent phosphoglycerate mutase — MRKKQGLLMILDGLGDRPNLELNGMTPLEIAKTPNLDFLASQGMCGNVYPIAPGLRVGTDVGHLHIFGCDSNKVYSGRGPIEAYSAGIELMPGDVAFRGNFGTIDENYTVIDRRAGRIREGTKELAAAINGLILSDGTQVIVKELTEHRVAIVLRGNNLSDKISCTDPGTAVEGEKLVIPSPLDDTSSAAKTAKNLWEFTMRSYEILKEHPINKQRLSKELYVANAVITRGAGQKKYMPSIKELYNIKAACVAGDITVGGIAQLVGIDYFSNESFTGSFDTNLIGKADMAINLINEKSYNWVVMHIKATDLAGHDNLPIAKKDMIEKVDSIIGYILKKIDLNKCYIAVTADHSTPCEVRDHTGDGVPTIIAGGDVRKDSVNSAGESQFMSGSLNNLTANDIFMLQMDLLGFTEKVGS; from the coding sequence TTGAGAAAGAAACAAGGATTACTTATGATATTAGATGGATTAGGAGACCGTCCTAATCTGGAGTTAAATGGAATGACGCCACTTGAGATAGCCAAAACTCCAAACCTAGATTTTCTTGCTTCACAGGGAATGTGTGGGAATGTTTATCCAATAGCCCCAGGGTTAAGAGTAGGTACTGATGTTGGTCATCTTCATATATTTGGGTGCGACAGCAATAAAGTATACTCTGGAAGAGGACCTATTGAAGCTTATAGTGCGGGAATAGAATTGATGCCAGGAGATGTTGCCTTCAGAGGTAATTTTGGAACTATTGATGAGAATTATACCGTTATTGATAGACGTGCTGGTAGAATTCGTGAAGGCACAAAAGAATTAGCAGCTGCCATTAATGGTTTAATATTATCTGATGGTACACAAGTAATTGTTAAAGAGCTTACGGAACATAGAGTTGCAATTGTATTAAGGGGGAATAATTTAAGTGATAAAATATCCTGTACTGATCCAGGTACAGCAGTAGAAGGGGAGAAGCTTGTTATTCCAAGTCCGTTAGATGATACAAGCAGTGCTGCTAAAACAGCAAAAAACTTATGGGAATTCACAATGCGTTCTTATGAAATTTTGAAGGAACATCCTATAAATAAGCAACGTCTTTCAAAAGAATTATATGTAGCTAACGCTGTAATAACTAGAGGTGCAGGTCAAAAGAAATATATGCCATCTATAAAGGAGCTTTATAATATAAAAGCTGCATGTGTAGCAGGTGATATAACTGTTGGGGGGATAGCTCAACTTGTAGGTATTGACTATTTCTCTAATGAAAGTTTTACTGGAAGTTTTGACACCAATCTAATAGGTAAAGCTGATATGGCCATTAATCTTATCAATGAGAAGAGCTACAATTGGGTTGTAATGCATATTAAAGCTACAGATTTAGCAGGGCATGATAATCTTCCAATTGCAAAGAAAGATATGATTGAAAAAGTGGACAGCATAATTGGATATATTCTAAAGAAAATTGACCTTAATAAATGTTATATAGCAGTTACAGCTGATCACTCTACCCCTTGTGAGGTAAGAGACCATACTGGTGATGGAGTTCCAACAATTATTGCTGGTGGAGATGTTAGAAAAGATAGTGTTAATTCTGCTGGTGAATCTCAGTTTATGTCAGGCAGTCTAAACAATCTTACTGCAAATGATATTTTTATGCTACAGATGGATTTATTAGGTTTTACTGAGAAGGTAGGGTCATAA
- a CDS encoding SLC13 family permease, with translation MTESVKVKKVKSPFEIRMAYFGLPIALIVLALIWTMETPQGLAYNAKMSMGIFAFALILWVTNGIPNYVTSLLVLVLLPVTGAWTEREVLGVFGYDVIWLMIAAFVIASGMEKSGLARRLSLFLITKLGKSTNSVLIVLMITNFLISFVVPSTTARAAMLLPIVMMIAEVFEINHGNKSDRNFAKLLALQGIQANNLSTAAIVTATSSQILAVSFIKHLTGKNVSWMDWFIAAAPITIITLIASFLIGKVMFKTDNKSASKEKIAALEKQYKDLGKMNAIEIKALIMFGITILLWCMDSAQLKVFGFQLSLVMVSILSAIMFFLPHIGILEWKEAKISWNLLVFSCGAYAGGLALDSSGVASWALNKMFSSLGVEKLSFFTLYAIVIFIASFSHIVFTSKTVRTIILIPAIIAIAKTAGVNPVALALPASIMIADCITLPPHSKVNLIYYGTGNFTVLEQFVYGVAVLLAKWGIMLVASFTWFKVIGLV, from the coding sequence ATGACCGAAAGTGTTAAGGTTAAAAAAGTGAAAAGTCCATTTGAGATAAGGATGGCTTACTTTGGATTACCAATTGCATTAATTGTTTTGGCTCTTATCTGGACCATGGAAACACCACAAGGATTAGCGTATAATGCAAAAATGTCTATGGGGATATTTGCATTCGCACTAATTCTTTGGGTTACTAATGGAATTCCAAACTATGTAACATCACTTTTAGTATTAGTTCTTTTGCCAGTTACAGGAGCTTGGACAGAACGAGAGGTGCTGGGGGTATTTGGCTATGATGTTATATGGTTAATGATTGCAGCTTTTGTAATCGCTTCCGGTATGGAAAAAAGTGGACTTGCTAGAAGACTTTCACTATTTCTTATTACAAAGCTAGGAAAAAGTACTAACTCAGTACTTATTGTATTAATGATTACTAACTTTTTAATTTCTTTTGTTGTTCCTTCTACCACTGCAAGGGCAGCTATGTTATTACCAATTGTTATGATGATTGCTGAAGTATTTGAGATTAACCATGGGAATAAAAGTGATAGAAACTTTGCAAAATTATTGGCGCTTCAAGGAATTCAAGCTAATAATCTTTCTACTGCTGCCATTGTAACAGCAACTTCATCACAGATACTTGCCGTGAGTTTTATTAAACATCTTACAGGAAAGAATGTTTCATGGATGGACTGGTTTATCGCTGCTGCACCAATTACTATAATTACACTGATTGCCTCATTTTTAATTGGTAAAGTAATGTTTAAGACTGACAATAAATCAGCATCTAAAGAAAAGATAGCTGCTCTTGAAAAACAATATAAAGATTTAGGTAAAATGAATGCTATCGAAATTAAGGCTCTTATTATGTTTGGTATTACAATATTACTTTGGTGTATGGATAGTGCACAGCTTAAAGTATTTGGATTCCAACTTAGTCTTGTTATGGTTTCTATACTTTCGGCTATTATGTTCTTTTTACCTCATATAGGTATATTGGAATGGAAGGAAGCTAAAATATCTTGGAACCTTTTGGTATTTAGCTGTGGTGCTTATGCAGGTGGTTTAGCACTTGATTCTTCAGGAGTTGCATCTTGGGCATTGAACAAAATGTTTTCAAGTCTAGGAGTTGAAAAGCTGAGCTTTTTCACTCTGTATGCAATAGTTATATTTATAGCTAGTTTTTCACATATAGTATTTACGAGTAAAACTGTTAGAACTATAATACTTATTCCTGCGATTATAGCAATTGCAAAGACTGCAGGGGTTAATCCAGTAGCGCTTGCACTTCCAGCTTCAATTATGATTGCAGATTGCATTACATTACCACCTCATAGTAAAGTTAACCTTATATATTACGGTACAGGTAACTTCACAGTTCTTGAGCAGTTTGTTTATGGAGTAGCGGTTCTTCTTGCAAAATGGGGAATCATGTTAGTTGCATCATTTACATGGTTCAAAGTAATCGGATTAGTGTAA
- a CDS encoding gamma-glutamylcyclotransferase family protein translates to MLEKDQIKVFTYGSLREGFFNYNKYLKGKVIKNRPAKVKDFILYHMPYKGYPAVLKGHGEVYGEVMTLSDYNEVMSAVDEMEGFISKGNPSNEYNKDLVEVLYEDGTKELCYSYIYNKEKDINFDKEAILVNSGDWKLYKQYSGIE, encoded by the coding sequence TTGCTAGAAAAAGACCAAATTAAAGTATTTACATATGGTAGTTTAAGAGAAGGCTTCTTTAATTATAATAAGTATTTAAAGGGTAAAGTAATTAAAAATAGACCAGCTAAAGTAAAGGATTTTATTCTATATCATATGCCATATAAAGGATATCCAGCAGTACTAAAAGGTCATGGTGAAGTTTATGGAGAAGTTATGACATTATCAGATTATAATGAAGTCATGAGTGCAGTAGATGAAATGGAAGGTTTTATTTCTAAAGGAAATCCAAGTAATGAATATAATAAGGATTTAGTAGAAGTATTATATGAAGATGGAACTAAGGAATTATGTTATTCTTATATATATAACAAAGAAAAAGATATAAATTTCGATAAAGAAGCTATATTAGTTAATAGTGGAGATTGGAAATTATATAAACAATATAGTGGTATTGAATAA
- a CDS encoding restriction endonuclease, with product MFKYKYDELIEPCFKVIKQLGGSATNVEIREKLIEILNLSEEEIDDIHRNSTTKLDYRTGWAKNYLKNAGYIINSARSVWSLTDEGNKVNNVDKDEVKFKAKEKIQDDSIVEENKVNECEINEFYDDEEHSIDDYNWHNRIIEVVKKISPDKFENLCQRLLRELGFSNVEVTGKSHDGGIDGKGILKLGGVLSFHVAFQAKRYEGTVSSSVVRDFRGAMMGRADKGLIITTGVFSREAVKEATRDGATPIDLIDGNDLAKHLKELGLGVEVKVVEKVIINEDWFKNI from the coding sequence ATGTTTAAGTACAAGTATGATGAATTAATAGAGCCTTGTTTTAAAGTAATTAAGCAATTAGGAGGCTCAGCTACTAATGTAGAGATTAGGGAAAAATTAATTGAAATATTAAATTTAAGTGAAGAAGAAATTGATGATATACATAGAAATAGTACAACAAAGTTAGATTATAGGACTGGATGGGCTAAAAATTACTTAAAGAATGCAGGTTATATTATTAATAGTGCAAGGTCAGTATGGTCATTAACAGATGAAGGTAATAAAGTTAATAATGTAGATAAAGATGAAGTTAAATTTAAAGCTAAAGAAAAAATTCAAGATGATAGTATAGTTGAAGAAAACAAGGTGAATGAATGTGAGATAAATGAGTTTTATGATGATGAAGAACATAGTATTGATGACTATAACTGGCATAATAGAATTATTGAAGTTGTAAAAAAAATTTCTCCAGATAAGTTTGAAAATTTATGTCAAAGATTATTAAGAGAGCTAGGTTTTAGTAATGTAGAAGTAACAGGAAAAAGTCATGATGGAGGAATTGATGGTAAAGGAATATTAAAGTTAGGTGGAGTATTATCATTCCATGTTGCATTTCAAGCCAAAAGATATGAAGGAACAGTAAGCTCATCAGTTGTAAGAGATTTTAGGGGAGCGATGATGGGGAGAGCTGATAAAGGACTTATAATTACAACAGGTGTATTCTCAAGAGAAGCAGTAAAAGAAGCTACTAGAGATGGAGCTACACCGATTGATCTGATAGATGGAAATGATTTAGCTAAACACTTGAAGGAATTAGGATTAGGTGTAGAAGTGAAGGTTGTTGAAAAAGTAATAATTAATGAAGATTGGTTCAAAAATATTTGA